The following nucleotide sequence is from Salvia splendens isolate huo1 chromosome 2, SspV2, whole genome shotgun sequence.
GTCTCAGAAACATCAACCCCAACAGCCTTCATCAATTGAATCACTAGGCGAGTTGCGCTTGGCAGAGAAACTCAATGGTGATAACTACCCGTTATGGGCAAAGCTCATGAGTCAAGCAATCCGAGGGGAGGGGCTGGCCTCTCTCACATAAATGGAGTTCCAGATCCCCCTCCTCAGACGGACCCAAGTTACAACCGGTGGCAGCAGCGAGATGATTGCTGCTTCAAttggatcatcaacaacatcGACGCCAGCCTCGTAAATGAGGTGTCCCAATACGAAACGACCTATGACTTATGGGATAGTCTAGCCACGACGTACGGGAGGGGCGCCAATCAATTCCAGATCTCGAACCTGCACAGACAGGCATATAGCATCAAACAAGAAGAAT
It contains:
- the LOC121762550 gene encoding uncharacterized protein LOC121762550, which gives rise to MGKAHESSNPRGGAGLSHINGVPDPPPQTDPSYNRWQQRDDCCFNWIINNIDASLVNEVSQYETTYDLWDSLATTYGRGANQFQISNLHRQAYSIKQEESSLESLWQKLQDLWISIDTRDPNPMETASSIEKENQIIQRHRLY